Genomic segment of Citrus sinensis cultivar Valencia sweet orange chromosome 7, DVS_A1.0, whole genome shotgun sequence:
TTTATTGGAATTAAAGTCTCTGTGTAGTTGTATACCTGAAAACAATTACTATTGAGGCCAAAAGCCTTCATTTCTTCAGTACTAGGGTCGTACAATATCATCTGCTCAGAGTGAGTCTCTACAAAGAAACCACCACTTTTCCAAAATCCAAGCGGCCTGGACATTCCTACAAAAGGTCCGACTGTTAGCTTTTTAGTCCAGTTATTGTCTTTCATTGTCCATATATCAAAACAACTCTCTATAGTATGTAAAACAAGTAAAGAGATACACTCCTTGTATAAACCCATAATCGCATCCACTGATTGAGGAAGGCACGGCCCTTGTATCTCTTGGTATACCTCGTCACCTATGTCAAATGAAAGGACCACTCTGTGACTATTATTTCTTAGCTCTAATAACCAATAACAATCTCCATCCAAGTTTATGCAATCATAATCCCAAGGCATATGGTAATGACTTGATTTGAAACTTTCAAAATATCTCCAAGAATTTGTACTTAGGGTGTACACTGCAGTCTGAGAAAAATCGTACAAGTCATTGCGTTTTTCATCCCATAAGGTAAATATCAAAACCAATTTGTACTCATTTTTCTTGGGATCCCttccaaatccaaaattaGTCCGCAAAATCTTTGTATATCGTGGAAAGACAATTCTACATTTTGGGACAGGTCTAGACTCTTTAGTTGCAGGGTTCCATAACGTTAAGCGATCATCGACCCCAAGTATACAAAATATGCCATCGTAAGGACCCCCAGCTGTACCATATACGGGCAATAAAGGATCAAGAATTAGTGACGATAAATCTGCCAGTGTTTCGTCAAGGTACAAATGAAACAAATCTAATGGATAGTGAAATGGATCTGTTTCATCCACCATCGAATAGGTAACGATAAGGCGAGTATTTTCATAATTCTTAAGGTGTCTGGATATGAACACTGAATCTTCAAATAAAGCATACCATGATTTGCAGACGCATTTAAACCTTATTAAAGATTTCACTGCAAGCTTTACTAGAATTGCATGCACCGCATCTTCATAAAAGTCTCCACTATTTATCACCATTATATCTTTTTCACTTTAAATAAATCCAATTAATAATTCTGCCTGCCACAACAATTTACGGGATACTGTGAAATATACGTGCAATACCATTATGCTgttgaaacaaaattcaattctTCACTCTTTGAGAATAATGGCCACAGAAATTGCAAATCAAAACTTATCAGTTATCAGCATGTAGTTCTtttccgaaaaaaaaaaaagggtctaTACAATAtagttaatttgaaaaaaaaaaaatcaattctgTCGACTACTAGAAAAAGAATTGCTCCTTCATTTCTACAGACATATATCCATTGTAACAAGGTGTTGtgaatactttttaaaaaaaaaaaaaaaaaaaggcagcAAGCAGCCTAGAGTTAGAAATTCATTATGTTGATGCGGAGAGAATAAGttataaatcattttcaaagaaagagagcaataaataaataaatccataCCCGTGTCTTGCAAGTGATTTATGTCTTGGCTTTTTCCTTAACATGATCAGGTAATGTTGATCAATCGATCCCAATACTAAATTACCTCAAGAATTCCACATGTTTGGACAAAATCTCTTCTAGGAATAATTATGGTAAATTTTGCAACGCAGATATCTTAAAATTAGATATGATGACACTAGggaaattggaaaaaaagTAGAATAGACAAACGTGGATAGGAAATAATTTCGCAAGTAAATTGACAGTAACATAAATTTGTGGAGGGGGATTTCCAAACTCCACAAAGTGCTTTGCCAAACGATTATTTCTGGCGTGTGTTTGGGGGTGCACCTCaaacacccaaaaaaaaatattaatttttaaattattgtaaataaaataaaataacataaattttataaattatttttaatgttgaatacaattcatttaaaaatattaatcttgttTGGGGAATAAAATCAAGTAACCATGATATCCTCCAAGTAAAAAGTGTGCAATTTGTTGATAGGGGAAGAAAATTCTAATGACCTTTAGTAGATGAAACGACCCGTCCCGCACCTCCAGGGCGAGTCTATCTAAACTCGTATAATCAAATCgatattatttatgatatctaagaattctattaaaaatttggcaaAATCTCCCTTATAAATAAACCATCCCCAAACCTgcaatttacaaaacaatacTTCTAAAAATAACTCAATATCCATCCAACCTTCATAACCAACTTCTCAAGTCAACATATCAAATATCACCCAAATcattctaatattaaaatacaatggTTATCCTTAatcacaaaatataataaataaatacaattcgCAATAttccaaaaatcaaaatattaaatctacGACTCCTAGCACCATCACGTGGCCACAATTTCAAATCTAACTATCGTTTCTAGATTGATTGATGTACCTGCAAATCTCCTGTGGGggggaaaaatataataaaaacggggtgagtataaaactcagtgagctcagtgagtggatagtagtttttgaaaaataaattatttaaaatgatttaatctttctcaaatcaatttcatcaaaatatcataagatcttatataaacatattcaattcaaatcattcactgaaatacaatattatataaatatgcataaaatcaatgaaatcaTGATACTTATAATATCAATTACTAAATACCAAAAACTATCATCAAACAAGTACCCAGGGGAATGATCTCATCATATCCGGACCTCGACGAATGGGCAATCAAGGAACCATCATGCCCCGGAGCTACAACGGATAGATGGGgaaaatctcatctcatatctcatgTATCTCAACATCTGTTCTCTATAATCATCATACTGCATGCATAAGCCCCCAAAATGCAAAAACACCCAaacacacggcccaaagcctctatgtgtgttcagacgggccccaaaggcctctaTCTAATCTCATCTGTATCTCTCTATTCATCTCGTATTATTTGTATCTCTGTATCTGGAGGGAAAGGGTATTGTCTAATGATTTCCCAAATAACATTTTATACACATGTACATAAACATATAATCACAtctgaaatctcattttctttttattcaacatATCTCAAATCCACTCAATTCTAATATAATGCATTTACTCAAAAACgacaataaaatcattaatcaaactcattcttaataacaataaatatcaacacatagataaaaatcaattttctagaaaatcattaaattaaagcATCAAATACTTATTTACCAAAACATACTGCACTGTATCATAAAATCAGCATATACtatgaaaataggttttgtatattccactcacagtgatGATGTCCAGACTCGGTATCAACAACGTCTGCGAGTTGATTCTCGTTCGCGGATCCTCCTAATCAAGGAAACGACATAATCATTCTCcgtaaatttgaaatacaacTAATCTTACATAATAATTCTCGAAACGAATATCTCTCAACAATCACTATTCCCGCATGtacaaaattaccaaaatacccctacatgccaaaaataccaaaatacccccaacatcattattttaccaaaatatCCTCAGAATCTTCAATTACCAAATTGTCCTCAATTCAAATCACGAAATTACCACAATGtcagaaattatgaaattacccTCGGAGcgtaaattaccaaaatgcccttaACAACGTAAATTACCGAATTACTCTCGAAATCTCAAATTACCTCATTGCCCTAAcctaaaattaccaaattatccACTGATtccataaattacaaattcaccctaaagttttatgaatttaCCGAATTGCCCCGCCGGTCAACGGAGACCGAACTTCAATTAACGACGACGGGAAGCTTAGGTCTGATAGTTCAGACCTCGGTGAGTCCAATGGTGGTGGCCGTGGGTCCCCACGCGCGGTTCCGGCGGCGGATCTAGCTTCCCAAGCCGTGAGCTTTCCAAGTGGCTGATCGGCGGTAATCCGGCCGTTTCAGGTGATGATATTGGTCGGGAAATGACGAGGCTAAATTGAGGAACAAGATCCGAGCGGTGGTGTGCCAAAAAATCCGGCAGGATCAACGGCGGCGAAAACGGGTCTTGGCCGCGAATTTTCAAGCTCAATTGCCGGCGTTTCCAGTCATTTTCCGGTAACTAGGACGGCTGGGTTGTCATGGCAGCTTCCAAGCTTCAGATCGGTACCATGCTCGGCCGGTGAGGTGGCCGGAATCGCTAGAGCCGTCCCGGTCAAGGTCGCGGGTCGGGTCGGATTCGCGGGTCAAACCGGGTcaactctctttctctctctctctcacgtGCCCCTCTTTCTTTCCGTTTTTGGAAACCAGCTTCCCCTTTCCATTTATAGAAACTggcttctctttttatttttattttttatttttttttgcacttaagcttaatacaaattaaacttATACCGGTCCCGTGACGAAAATAAAATCCGACTACTCGAGCTTTTAATCGCGCTCAATTTATCTCGATTTAATGTTgtgacaaattttaaaattaatatcgaagaggaaaaattaaatcatacacttaattaagaaaaattaaagtgcaTATGTTACAGTAGACCACCTCAACTAGGTGGTACTTTTGATGACCTTGAGCATATTACCTCGAGCAAGtggtaattttgatgatctcGAACAGAAAACCTTGATCAGGtggtaattttgatgatcGCAACCATGATGTTATTTGGTTACCACGAGCACATCACTCCATTAGGAAATTATTTGGTGACCTcgagcacatcacctcgaccaggagaTTATTTGGTGATCTCGAGCAGATCATCTCGACTAAGAGATTACCATGAAACAAAACTCAGTCAAAATGAACTACCATGGACCTCCTACGAAAATCAAGGCGTGAATTTGATCCATTAATGATTATTGCCATGATCTAAGATCGTGGGTTTGAGGAGTTTATAAAGACCCTAGGAAAATCATGCCAAGGGAGGTTAaactttctttctcaattttgatttttctattaCATTTACttaagattatttattcataaaaactaaaaattgcatattttatttttcttgtaaactCGATAACTGACTTGAGCGTAAGAGGGTTCACTTCTTATCGTTCTTTGTGATTTCAGGTGTTTGCAAGTTGTTTCCTAGTGATCGCAACGCATCCTTGGCGATTGGTAAGTCGCTTCcccaacaaataaatttaatgctgACGTAGAGATTTGGTATCCAATCGGTAACTGACTAGTCCAAATTTCGACGTTAATAAACCtgtcatatattttttaattttttcaaagagatcttattgttattaaataatatatggcagattaatagtattaaataacttttttaatattcaaaataatttataaattttgaattattttttgtattacattattttatattttatttatatttattgtagaaatttatttaaagtcaatttttggCTGTTACAATCAAATGATATAATAGTTAAAGGGGTTTGTATGACCATTTATGAAGTCATGCGGTCTATGCGACCATTAAATTAAACCTTGGGAATGTacaaagctttttttttcttgattaatTAACATAGATTTATTCTGTTGATGAAATAAGTCGCGTAATAAAAAGCAGTTAGGTATATGTTAAATTATGTTGGTGCGATTCTCGTGagtttcaaaagaaaagtatatacgc
This window contains:
- the LOC107178890 gene encoding F-box/kelch-repeat protein At3g23880, with translation MVINSGDFYEDAVHAILVKLAVKSLIRFKCVCKSWYALFEDSVFISRHLKNYENTRLIVTYSMVDETDPFHYPLDLFHLYLDETLADLSSLILDPLLPVYGTAGGPYDGIFCILGVDDRLTLWNPATKESRPVPKCRIVFPRYTKILRTNFGFGRDPKKNEYKLVLIFTLWDEKRNDLYDFSQTAVYTLSTNSWRYFESFKSSHYHMPWDYDCINLDGDCYWLLELRNNSHRVVLSFDIGDEVYQEIQGPCLPQSVDAIMGLYKECISLLVLHTIESCFDIWTMKDNNWTKKLTVGPFVGMSRPLGFWKSGGFFVETHSEQMILYDPSTEEMKAFGLNSNCFQVYNYTETLIPIKGDDSLSGFFEIPWHTLGVY